The following coding sequences are from one Triticum dicoccoides isolate Atlit2015 ecotype Zavitan chromosome 4A, WEW_v2.0, whole genome shotgun sequence window:
- the LOC119285662 gene encoding sucrose synthase 4-like, whose translation MAASKLDRTPSIRERVEDTLHAHRNELVALLSKYVSKGKGILQPHRILDTLDEVQVSGGSAFAEGPFLDVLRSSQEAIVLPPFVAIAVRPRPGVWEYVRVNVHELNVEQLSVSEYLRFKEELVDGQHKDPYVLELDFEPFTALIPRPSRSSSIGNGVQFLNRHLSSILFRNRDCLEPLLDFLREHRHKGHVMMLNDRVQSVGRLQSVLTKAEEHLSKLPSETPYSQFSNQFQEWGLEKGWGDTTEHVLEMIHLLLDILQAPDPSTLETFLGRIPMIFNVVIVSPHGYFGQANVLGMPDTGGQIVYILDQVRALEDEMVLRLKKQGLDVTPKIIIVTRLIPDSKGTSCNQRLERISGTQHTFILRVPFRNENGVLRKWISRFDVWPYLEKFAEDAAGEIAAELQGTPDFIIGNYSDGNLVASLLSYKMGITQCNIAHALEKTKYPDSDIYWKKFDEKYHFSCQFTADIIAMNNADFIITSTYQEIAGSKNTVGQYESHTAFTLPGLYRVVHGIDVFDPKFNIVSPGADMSIYFPFTEKDKRLTALHGSIESLIYDPEQNDVHIGHLDDRSKPILFSMARLDRVKNMTGLVEAYSKNAKLRSLVNLVVVAGYNNVKKSKDREEIAEIEKMHELIKTYNLFGQFRWISAQTNRARNGELYRYIADTHGAFVQPALYEAFGLTVVEAMTCGLPTFATLHGGPAEIIEHGISGFHIDPYHPDQAATLMADFFEKCKQDPNHWVKISDRGLQRIYEKYTWKIYSERLMTLAGVYGFWKYVSKLERRETRRYLEMFYILKLRELVKSVPLAIDEAH comes from the exons ATGGCCGCCTCGAAGCTTGACCGCACCCCGAGCATCCGCGAACGCGTGGAGGACACCCTCCACGCCCACCGCAACGAGCTCGTCGCCCTCCTCTCCAA GTACGTGAGCAAGGGGAAGGGGATCCTGCAGCCGCACCGCATCCTCGACACGCTCGACGAGGTCCAGGTCTCCGGCGGCAGCGCCTTCGCCGAGGGCCCCTTCCTCGACGTCCTGCGCTCCTCCCAG GAGGCGATCGTGCTGCCGCCGTTCGTGGCCATCGCGGTGCGGCCGCGGCCGGGGGTTTGGGAGTACGTCCGCGTCAACGTGCACGAGCTCAACGTCGAGCAGCTCAGCGTGTCGGAGTATCTCCGCTTCAAGGAGGAGCTCGTCGACGGCCA GCACAAAGACCCCTACGTGCTGGAGCTTGACTTTGAGCCATTCACTGCCTTAATCCCACGTCCGAGTCGGTCATCGTCGATTGGAAATGGCGTGCAGTTTCTCAACAGGCACCTGTCCTCGATTTTGTTCCGCAACAGGGATTGCCTGGAGCCCCTGCTTGATTTCCTTCGCGAGCACCGGCACAAGGGGCAT GTGATGATGCTAAATGACAGGGTACAGAGCGTGGGAAGGCTTCAGTCTGTCCTGACCAAAGCTGAGGAGCACCTGTCGAAGCTCCCATCTGAAACACCATATTCACAATTTTCCAATCA ATTTCAAGAATGGGGCTTGGAGAAAGGTTGGGGTGATACAACTGAACATGTCTTAGAGATGATACATCTCCTTCTGGATATTCTTCAAGCACCAGATCCATCTACACTAGAGACATTCTTGGGGAGGATCCCAATGATCTTTAATGTTGTGATAGTTTCACCTCATGGATACTTCGGTCAAGCTAATGTGCTGGGCATGCCAGATACTGGAGGGCAG ATTGTTTATATATTGGACCAAGTTCGTGCTTTGGAGGATGAAATGGTTCTTAGGTTAAAGAAACAAGGCCTTGATGTTACCCCTAAAATTATCATT GTTACTCGACTAATACCAGATTCAAAAGGGACATCATGTAATCAGCGGCTTGAGAGAATAAGTGGTACACAGCACACTTTCATATTGCGTGTTCCCTTTAGAAATGAAAATGGAGTACTCAGGAAATGGATTTCAAGATTTGACGTGTGGCCCTATCTGGAGAAATTTGCTGAG GATGCAGCTGGTGAAATTGCTGCAGAATTACAGGGTACCCCAGATTTCATAATTGGAAACTACAGTGATGGAAATCTTGTGGCATCATTGCTATCTTATAAGATGGGAATTACTCAG TGCAATATTGCTCATGCACTGGAAAAGACCAAATATCCAGATTCAGACATATACTGGAAGAAATTCGATGAGAAGTATCATTTCTCTTGTCAGTTTACTGCTGATATAATCGCTATGAACAATGCTGATTTCATAATCACCAGCACGTACCAAGAAATCGCTGGAAG CAAAAACACAGTTGGACAGTACGAGAGCCATACTGCTTTTACTCTTCCTGGCCTGTACCGCGTTGTCCATGGGATTGATGTTTTTGATCCAAAGTTCAACATAGTATCTCCTGGAGCAGACATGTCTATATATTTTCCATTCACTGAAAAGGACAAGCGGCTCACTGCCCTTCATGGTTCAATTGAGAGCTTGATTTATGACCCAGAGCAAAACGATGTACACAT TGGACATCTGGATGACCGATCAAAACCAATTCTCTTCTCCATGGCAAGACTTGACCGTGTTAAAAACATGACAGGACTAGTGGAAGCTTATAGTAAAAATGCTAAGCTAAGGTCGCTGGTAAACCTTGTTGTGGTCGCTGGCTACAACAATGTCAAGAAATCAAAGGATAGAGAAGAGATCGCAGAGATAGAGAAGATGCATGAACTTATTAAGACATATAACTTGTTTGGGCAGTTCCGCTGGATCTCTGCCCAGACGAACAGGGCTCGCAACGGTGAGCTGTATCGCTACATTGCTGATACTCATGGTGCCTTTGTGCAG CCAGCTTTGTATGAAGCATTTGGTCTCACTGTTGTGGAAGCCATGACCTGCGGACTCCCTACTTTTGCAACACTCCATGGAGGGCCTGCCGAGATTATAGAGCACGGGATCTCTGGTTTCCACATTGATCCTTACCATCCTGATCAGGCTGCCACGTTGATGGCTGActtctttgaaaaatgcaaacaggACCCCAATCATTGGGTTAAGATATCTGACAGAGGCCTCCAGCGCATTTACGAGAA GTATACATGGAAGATTTACTCCGAGAGGTTGATGACACTGGCTGGAGTTTATGGCTTTTGGAAGTACGTTTCGAAGCTTGAAAGGCGGGAGACTAGGCGTTATCTTGAGATGTTCTACATATTGAAGCTCCGTGAGCTG GTGAAGAGTGTGCCGCTTGCAATAGATGAGGCGCATTAA